Below is a genomic region from Haloplasma contractile SSD-17B.
ATAAGCACATATAAGTAATTGCCTTTACTTCTTCTGTCTCAATATCATATCCACCTATATACGCAAGTGCCGCTACCATTCGAATTTGTATGTATAACGATGCAAGTACATCAGTTGATAAGGCAATAGGAAAGACCAAAATGCCTGGAAATCCGGTAGCGAGTCCTGACGATCCACTTTTTACTAATTGTCCATTGACTAATTTACTTGCTGCCTCTTTTACATCTTCGTATTTTACCATGTATGATTTTGCTAAATCCTCTGCTGTTTTAGTTTTAGGAAACCCCTTAACCGTCTTATCATATAAGAAATTTAATGTCTTCAACATGACTTGATCATTTATTTTCTTTTTTTTCATTACGATCACCTGTTTTCATTCATGTTCTTACTATAATGTATTAATTTATGTGTAGATTTAGACACAGTATGTGGAAACAAATTCTATTTTAATTTAGTATTAATTGAATAATAAAAATAAAAAAATAGAGTAGCACTCTGCCACTCCATTTAGGATTACATTAAATTCATTCATCGTTCTATAAACTATTCACTTTTCCTTACTATTCTTAATGGGTTTCTTTATTCGAAACATGATTCTTTATTTGACTTATTGCTTTTTATTACAATAGGGCACCCATACCGATGGAACATATTCTGAAGCTTCTCTTAAATGCTTATCTTGGTCATCGAAGAAAATGTGAGGGTTAAACTGCTTTAACACCTCTTTCTTTGTTAGGCCCCCCATATAGAAGATTTCATCAACTAATGCATTCCACTTTCTAAGTGTTATAATCGGGCGCTTATGTGCAGGACAACTTCTTGCAGTCACAATCGCAATCCTTATATATTGTTGTTCTCTTGTCTCTTGTTCTTTTATTAATGATAACTTCTTTAACACCTGACAAAACGGTCCCTCTTGTAAGGGGATGTTTTCCTTCTCTTTTTCTGAACGATGAAACTCACAAAGGCCCTGTTCCTGATACACCTTTTCAGCCTCATCTGAGAAAATAACCGAGTCTCCATCAAATGCTATTCTTATTTGGTCAATTTGATAATCATAACTGTCATTTTGATGGTCGTATAGTAATCCAGCAGCAAACCCCATATTAATGGCATCCTGTACATCATCACGACTTCTTGATAAAAATAAATCAATATTATAGGCCTTTAAGTATTGAGTTGCTGGCTCACCACCTGTAAATGCAGCTCGCGTTATATTTAAACCATAGTACTCAATTGAATTAAACACTCGAAGTCCTGTCTGGGGATCATTTCTAGATATGATCATGACTTCAACATCAAAATCATCAAGCTTTTCATCCATTTTTAACAATGCCTCGATCAATGGAAAACCAGGTCCTTTTTCTAGTTCTTCATTTTCATGTTCGAGTTGGTATTTTTTATATTCCTTAAGCCCCATATCCTCAAATATTTGATTTTCTTTTTCTAAATTAAACAGTGCTCGCGATGATATTCCCACCACTAATTTACGGTTTGTTTGCTTACTCATAGAGTACCTCCCTAATATTTTTACTTTGTATTCTAGTATATTAAATAGGTACAAGCCATATGAGTGTTTCGTTAATATATTGCATAACTAGATCATCCTTTTGAAAAACTACAGTTATCATATAAAAAGGCACAAACCGGAAAAGGGTCTATGCCTAGCTATTTAATCAAAAAACAACTTTACATTTAGTTTTAGTTCTTTGATGATCGATTTAATCGTTTTAATATCTGCATGTTGTTTAAAGGATTTCTTTGTAATTTCCTCATTAAGCGGTGGCTCCATATAATCATTTGCATTATGAACCGCAATATGAACTTTATTTTTGTAAAAAGATATAAATAAGCGTCCATAATGACGAGACTCCAATTTCATTACGTTTTCAAGAAAGTGTGGCGTTAGGATATACATTGCATAATGCTCATGATTTGTATATACCTTAAACCATTTATTAAATGCTTGGTTTGCTAATTTAATTCGTTTTAGGTCGTTGATATAGTCTCCGGCTGGTTTGTGAAAAGAGGACCGTTCTTCAGTCAAAAGTTGCATATCGTTCTTTTCTATGATGTGTGTTATGCCTTTAAACTGTTTGTTAAAGTCAAATACATACCACTGACCATAAAATTGTTGGTTGTTTCTACCGGATCCTATAA
It encodes:
- a CDS encoding EcsC family protein encodes the protein MKKKKINDQVMLKTLNFLYDKTVKGFPKTKTAEDLAKSYMVKYEDVKEAASKLVNGQLVKSGSSGLATGFPGILVFPIALSTDVLASLYIQIRMVAALAYIGGYDIETEEVKAITYMCLCGDSAKDIAKDFGLDIEGQNLEQYIKEFPRDLVNKLNKAVVVNLLTTFIQNGALNFSKLIPVIGGFVGAGIDVLKTKEIGKVAIEMFILK
- a CDS encoding 5'-nucleotidase, with product MSKQTNRKLVVGISSRALFNLEKENQIFEDMGLKEYKKYQLEHENEELEKGPGFPLIEALLKMDEKLDDFDVEVMIISRNDPQTGLRVFNSIEYYGLNITRAAFTGGEPATQYLKAYNIDLFLSRSRDDVQDAINMGFAAGLLYDHQNDSYDYQIDQIRIAFDGDSVIFSDEAEKVYQEQGLCEFHRSEKEKENIPLQEGPFCQVLKKLSLIKEQETREQQYIRIAIVTARSCPAHKRPIITLRKWNALVDEIFYMGGLTKKEVLKQFNPHIFFDDQDKHLREASEYVPSVWVPYCNKKQ
- a CDS encoding DUF3137 domain-containing protein; the protein is MGEQILIQLNKLRKRTYAILCAIYMFEFLFAFGVMLLMSRFEDGLYTMIILILSIPMFILTYQYINPVIMKTYRDAYKNEVIPYLMDESLESIKYNHEKGLNINEIVELDLFDTTVSYKTEDLLTGTLLGINFQCADLNVIGSGRNNQQFYGQWYVFDFNKQFKGITHIIEKNDMQLLTEERSSFHKPAGDYINDLKRIKLANQAFNKWFKVYTNHEHYAMYILTPHFLENVMKLESRHYGRLFISFYKNKVHIAVHNANDYMEPPLNEEITKKSFKQHADIKTIKSIIKELKLNVKLFFD